In one window of Hevea brasiliensis isolate MT/VB/25A 57/8 chromosome 10, ASM3005281v1, whole genome shotgun sequence DNA:
- the LOC110670538 gene encoding glucan endo-1,3-beta-glucosidase 12 isoform X1, which yields MLKMGWLVFNLFLLCFLGLTGAGQETIQIFNLYDATPGVLQAMSQAVHPLAVSLSAEYLNGVSSSVLVAESWLRNHVLVHFSAINISTIVVGNALQCQNGQNPNWSMVLPSLKTIYYSLTRWGLEREIKVSAGFSPTCLDPNSELFTHDLAEKVTKPLVWFLHGINSTCSINLPPNFSPLSDETVSLVSSLSKLLKNLGSVELDNINVMVTDPKQHVPTNRKLSTFESKIVNSYPARPTPLPESSQTPIYSSIVSAPSNVAKNPHRPLPHVVSPPLSLPRAFPPPLSFPLASPPPVAFPFAPEQPPLTGPATAPYVYSLPPCNPADTIAPVPEAGVVQELWCVAKPSVPAEYLQEAMDYACGDGGADCTEIMPHGSCFYPDTVVAHASYAFNSYFQKTKRNGGTCNFGGTAMLITSDPSFLHCRFLLS from the exons ATGTTGAAGATGGGCTGGCTTGTCTTCAACCTCTTCCTTCTCTGTTTTCTGGGTCTTACTG GTGCAGGTCAAgaaactattcaaatttttaaccTCTATGATGCAACTCCAGGGGTTCTTCAAGCAATGTCTCAGGCAGTTCATCCCTTAGCTGTTTCTTTGAGTGCTGAATATCTCAATGGAGTTTCTAGCAGTGTTTTAGTGGCTGAGAGTTGGCTTAGGAACCATGTTCTAGTTCATTTTTCTGCTATCAATATCAGCACCATTGTTGTGGGTAACGCTCTTCAATGCCAAAATGGCCAAAATCCCAACTGGAGTATGGTTCTACCATCTCTTAAGACAATCTATTACTCCCTTACTAGGTGGGGTTTGGAGAGAGAGATAAAAGTTTCTGCTGGCTTTTCTCCTACCTGTCTTGACCCAAATTCTGAACTTTTTACACATGATTTAGCTGAGAAAGTTACTAAACCTCTAGTATGGTTTCTCCATGGTATAAACTCTACCTGCTCTATAAACCTGCCACCGAATTTCTCTCCTTTATCAGATGAAACTGTGAGCTTGGTGTCTTCTCTctcaaaattactaaaaaatcTTGGATCCGTTGAACTTGACAATATCAATGTGATGGTTACTGACCCAAAACAGCATGTACCCACGAACAGGAAACTCTCAACCTTTGAATCCAAGATTGTGAACTCATACCCAGCAAGACCAACTCCATTACCAGAATCGTCACAAACCCCCATCTACTCCTCAATTGTCTCTGCCCCTTCCAATGTAGCCAAAAACCCTCATCGCCCACTGCCCCATGTTGTTTCACCACCATTGTCTCTCCCTCGTGCCTTTCCGCCACCATTATCCTTCCCTCTTGCCTCTCCGCCGCCAGTGGCCTTCCCTTTTGCACCAGAACAGCCTCCTCTCACGGGTCCAGCCACAGCACCTTATGTTTATTCATTACCTCCCTGTAATCCAGCTGACACAATAGCACCAGTACCAGAGGCAGGGGTGGTGCAGGAGCTGTGGTGTGTAGCTAAACCTAGTGTTCCTGCAGAGTATTTGCAAGAGGCAATGGACTACGCTTGTGGTGATGGTGGTGCTGATTGTACAGAGATTATGCCTCATGGTAGCTGTTTCTATCCTGATACTGTTGTTGCTCATGCTTCTTACGCTTTCAACAGCTACTTTCAAAAGACTAAGAGAAATGGAGGTACATGCAACTTTGGAGGGACTGCCATGCTCATCACTTCTGACCCAA GTTTTCTTCACTGTCGGTTTCTTCTCAGCTAG
- the LOC110670538 gene encoding glucan endo-1,3-beta-glucosidase 12 isoform X2, translated as MLKMGWLVFNLFLLCFLGLTGQETIQIFNLYDATPGVLQAMSQAVHPLAVSLSAEYLNGVSSSVLVAESWLRNHVLVHFSAINISTIVVGNALQCQNGQNPNWSMVLPSLKTIYYSLTRWGLEREIKVSAGFSPTCLDPNSELFTHDLAEKVTKPLVWFLHGINSTCSINLPPNFSPLSDETVSLVSSLSKLLKNLGSVELDNINVMVTDPKQHVPTNRKLSTFESKIVNSYPARPTPLPESSQTPIYSSIVSAPSNVAKNPHRPLPHVVSPPLSLPRAFPPPLSFPLASPPPVAFPFAPEQPPLTGPATAPYVYSLPPCNPADTIAPVPEAGVVQELWCVAKPSVPAEYLQEAMDYACGDGGADCTEIMPHGSCFYPDTVVAHASYAFNSYFQKTKRNGGTCNFGGTAMLITSDPSFLHCRFLLS; from the exons ATGTTGAAGATGGGCTGGCTTGTCTTCAACCTCTTCCTTCTCTGTTTTCTGGGTCTTACTG GTCAAgaaactattcaaatttttaaccTCTATGATGCAACTCCAGGGGTTCTTCAAGCAATGTCTCAGGCAGTTCATCCCTTAGCTGTTTCTTTGAGTGCTGAATATCTCAATGGAGTTTCTAGCAGTGTTTTAGTGGCTGAGAGTTGGCTTAGGAACCATGTTCTAGTTCATTTTTCTGCTATCAATATCAGCACCATTGTTGTGGGTAACGCTCTTCAATGCCAAAATGGCCAAAATCCCAACTGGAGTATGGTTCTACCATCTCTTAAGACAATCTATTACTCCCTTACTAGGTGGGGTTTGGAGAGAGAGATAAAAGTTTCTGCTGGCTTTTCTCCTACCTGTCTTGACCCAAATTCTGAACTTTTTACACATGATTTAGCTGAGAAAGTTACTAAACCTCTAGTATGGTTTCTCCATGGTATAAACTCTACCTGCTCTATAAACCTGCCACCGAATTTCTCTCCTTTATCAGATGAAACTGTGAGCTTGGTGTCTTCTCTctcaaaattactaaaaaatcTTGGATCCGTTGAACTTGACAATATCAATGTGATGGTTACTGACCCAAAACAGCATGTACCCACGAACAGGAAACTCTCAACCTTTGAATCCAAGATTGTGAACTCATACCCAGCAAGACCAACTCCATTACCAGAATCGTCACAAACCCCCATCTACTCCTCAATTGTCTCTGCCCCTTCCAATGTAGCCAAAAACCCTCATCGCCCACTGCCCCATGTTGTTTCACCACCATTGTCTCTCCCTCGTGCCTTTCCGCCACCATTATCCTTCCCTCTTGCCTCTCCGCCGCCAGTGGCCTTCCCTTTTGCACCAGAACAGCCTCCTCTCACGGGTCCAGCCACAGCACCTTATGTTTATTCATTACCTCCCTGTAATCCAGCTGACACAATAGCACCAGTACCAGAGGCAGGGGTGGTGCAGGAGCTGTGGTGTGTAGCTAAACCTAGTGTTCCTGCAGAGTATTTGCAAGAGGCAATGGACTACGCTTGTGGTGATGGTGGTGCTGATTGTACAGAGATTATGCCTCATGGTAGCTGTTTCTATCCTGATACTGTTGTTGCTCATGCTTCTTACGCTTTCAACAGCTACTTTCAAAAGACTAAGAGAAATGGAGGTACATGCAACTTTGGAGGGACTGCCATGCTCATCACTTCTGACCCAA GTTTTCTTCACTGTCGGTTTCTTCTCAGCTAG
- the LOC110670501 gene encoding uncharacterized protein LOC110670501 has protein sequence MDPRYTGEIFKHLEKQNDLFMEAYNSMSHELHKLQVEEEMLMRKFYELMTAQGLTKKNEGNTNVSNGGQIRDDTALLTNNAGNDSYGDKSGQSTIIVPATNNEQQ, from the exons ATGGATCCTCGATACACCGGAGAGATATTTAA GCATTTGGAGAAGCAGAATGATTTGTTTATGGAGGCCTACAATTCAATGTCTCATGAATTACATAAGCTTCAG GTAGAGGAAGAAATGCTGATGCGTAAATTTTATGAACTTATGACTGCTCAGGGTTTAACTAAAAAG AATGAAGGTAATACCAATGTTTCGAATGGTGGTCAAATCAGAGATGACACTGCCTTACTTACAAATAACGCAGGCAATGATTCTTATGGTGACAAGAGTGGGCAATCAACTATAATAGTCCCTGCTACTAATAATGAACAACAATGA